ATTCTGCTCCCCTTTGAGCCCATCACGGCACAAGAGACCGGTTAAAGCGGCATACTCAGGATCCATGGCCCTGTGGGTTACGCGTGCGATTCACTTGGCTGATGAGGAACTTATCGGTGAAACCTTCCTCACCTTTAGATAGGTCAGTGAGAAGCGGCAGCCTCAACCCTCCACCTTCTGCTCACCTCAACAGGAATAGGGCTCCTTGTTATCCATAGTGACCGCCTACACCAGAGTCCCTCGACCCCTAACTATGGTCAATTCCTACTGTTTCCATGCAGTGTATCGCCTTGTGGACAGTTGGCAAGAAATCGGTGAATATCGGCAGCTTACGCTCGGGAGGGAGCACTCATACGAGCCCAGCAGCGACTGGGACCTAGAAGGGGAGCAGGTGGGGAAAGATCACTTACTTGGAGATCATGCGGCGAGGAGGTAGCCAGGAGAGTAGCCCTGACAGATCAAGAAATTGGCTCAGGTGATCCGTCCAGCGATCAAGTTCTCCGCGTAATCGAGCGGTGACTGAAAGTGATGTATGAATCCCGAGTGGTGGAAGCCCCTTCCTCACGCGCGCGCGATTGAGCCAGGCTCGACGAAATTGCGGCTCATCAAATACTCCATGGATGTAGGTGCCCCACACCAGACCATCCTCTCGAATCGCGCCGTCATCCGTATACGCTGTTGCCGTCGGCGAATGGCCTCCCCCCATCGGGGTACCAGCATTCTGCATGCTGAAACATGGATGTTCCTGCATGCGTACGGTATACCCCATATGGACTTGATAGCCACGAACCAGACTCCGTTCTTGCACCAGGGCCTCAGCCGCATTGGCTTCGACCTGTGTGGTGCACTTTTTCTTCCTCAGCTCTGTCTTGATATCCAAGTAGCCTAGACCAGAGCTTGACCCGCCTTGTTCGACCATGTACGGGTCAGAAATGCTTCGACCAAGCATTTGATAACCACCGCAGATCCCCACCAACTCTCGATGACGACCAACATGCTGCACAAGTGCAGGGGCATAGCCCTGCGCCAATACAAAAGATAGGTCTGCTTGTGTGGTCTTGCTTCCTGGAATGATCACGATGTCAGCTCCATCCAGTGCCGTCGGAGCAGCAACATATTGCAAGGCGACATCACCTTCAGCCGCTAGGACATTAAAGTCGGTAAAGTTGCTCATGTGGGGCAACAGAATGACGGCGATGTTGATCCGCTCTGATGAAAACTCCGTCTGTCGACACGCCTCTCGATCCAGACTGTCTTCCTGGTCTAGCATGAGATCTCGGAGAAACGGCACGACACCCAATACGGGAATCCCACTATGAGACTCCAAGAAGGTCACCCCATCGGCAAAGAGCTTTGCATCTCCTCTAAACTTATTGATGACCACACCACAGACCATGGCCCGCTCGTCCGGTTCCAATAAGTCCAACGTTCCAAGAACTTGCGCAAAGACACCCCCTCGATCAATATCAGCGACCAACAGCACGCGAGCGTTGGCCAGTCTGACGACCGGCCAATTGACCAGATCCCGCTCTCGAAGATTCATCTCTGCAGCACTTCCAGCCCCTTCGATCATGACCACCTCGTACTGGCTGGCCAGCCGACTGTAGCTGTCCTGCACGATCGACCACAGCTGCGGTCTCTGCTCATAATAGGTCGACGCTTCCTGTGCAGACCATACGGATCCCTGTACGATGACTTGCGAGCGGTTGTCGGACTCCGGCTTGAGCAAAATCGGATTCATGTCGACATGCGGGACAATTCCACAAGCCTCTGCTTGGAGCGCCTGCGCTCGACCGATCTCCCCACCCTCCGGAGTCACGAATGAATTCAGCGACATGTTCTGCGCCTTGAATGGAGCCACGCGCATGCCTGCACGATGAAGGACGCGACAGATCCCAGCCGTGATGAGGCTTTTCCCGACATCTGACCCAGTTCCAAGCACAGCAAGAGCTCGTGCCGTCATTGATGTGACTCCTGCCAGGCTTTAGCCTTTGCCAAACCATTTGTCACACAGTCGCTCACGACTCGCCCTATCAATGCCCCAATGACGGTATGTGTTCCACTATAGATATGCACAGGCCCCTGCCCGCGTAGCGAACAGGCAATCACCACCGCATCGGTCCCGGTCCCAGTGGCTGCAGCGCCGCTCTGACAACTCAGGACATGATGATCACGTAGAGCACCGCTCTTGGCCTCTGTCGCAACTTGTACGGCGCCGACCATGGCGGACTGAGAAAGGCTGCCGTTTGTGATGAGCATGAGGTTAATCGTCCCAGGTTTGGTTGATCGCTTGCCACCAGGGCCTCCAGGTGGCCATTCGCCAGCTCGAATGGCATTCGTCACACCGACCGTGGCAAAACACTCCACCCATAACCCATCCGACGCAGCTCTTGCCGTCACTACTTGAGTCATCGGAACCGCCGTCATCAACCCAACAGTCGATGCATGGATTCCCATCCGAGAGGCCAACTCCCGCAAACAGCGTCCTGGCTCCCGAAAGGGCATCGACTGTTTTCCCGCGACCAAGGGATTGGCCTCTACCTGATGATTGAGGATGTAGGAAGCCACCGTGAGCCCTCCCCCTTGTGGAGCCGATGACAGCACACGCTTTCGCCCCTCAAGCTCAATCACCAGTGTCTGCCCTATGACACGATAACGAGTATGGACCCGTGCTGGAGCCTTCTTCATCACGAACCCCGGTTAAGGAGCAAGGGAGAAAGCTCTCGAATAAGCCGGTCATTCTCGATCCTTGTTCGAACGGCGAGTCGAACGGACCGCGAGGTGGCACCGGGCACTGAAGAACAATCTCGAATCAATACCCCTCTCCCACGTAAGCGTTCAGTGATGTCCCGTGCGGTTCGACCACGAGGTAACTCGACGAGACAGTAGTTCGCATAGGAGGACATCACCGTACAGCCAGGTAACGCCGCGAGCTTCATTCGAAAGCGCTCACGCTCCTCTGTCATGTACTTCAAGCTCTTTCTTGCATGAGCCTCATCTTTCAAAGCGGCCACCGCCGCAACTTGTCCCATCGCACTCACCGACCAAGGCGGTAGCTGTCGCTGAAGTCGTCCGGCAGTTGCCGGTGCCGATACGGCATACCCCACCCGCAGTCCGGGCAACGCATAAAACTTGGTCATGCTGCGTAGGACGATCACATGCGACCGCAACTCCCCTTGCCCAAGGATAGATCGGTCAGGACAATAATCAGCAAAGGATTCGTCGATAATCAGCCACAGACCGCGTCGGTGAGCAACTTTTGCAAGTTGTACAAGACCTTCCACCGTACAGGCCTGCCCTGTTGGACTGTTGGGATTGCAGAGGATCATTGCGTCAATGGATTTTCCATCACTCCGTCCTGTTTCCAAAACCTGCCTCATACGATCGATCGGGATCGCATAGTGGTCGCGTCGATGCGCGTAGAGTGTCGTGGTAGATCCCCCTGCTCGCCTCATCGCAGCCATATATTCGGAAAATGTAGGCTGGACGACAAGGAGCCGTCGAATCTGTAATGCACGAGGCAACGCATCAATCAGCTCCGTGGAGCCATTCCCGACAACAATCTGGGCTGGATCAATCCGCCAGAGTGCGGCCAGCGCCCGGCGAAGATCCCAACAGTCCGGGTCTGGATAATGGTCTAAGAGATGCCTGGAAGCGGCAATGGCTTTCCAAACGCGAGGAGAAGGGCCCAATGGATTGATACTCGCGCTGAAATCAATAATCTCGCCTGGATCACGGCCCAGCTCTCGTGCGACACGGTAGATATTTCCACCATGCAGAGGTTTTTTCATACGAGCCATCTGACTCCCACAGCCAGGAATACAACCAGCACCGCGGCCATCGCCATTACTCTCGTCGCCGACAGGATGTCGCCTGGCTCGACAAGGCGCCCTTCTGACCCAAGGATTGGACGCTCTTGTGGAATGCCGTCATAGAAATTGATGCCACCGAGTCTCACGCCCAACACGCCGGCCATCGCCGCCTCAGGTCTACCGCTATTGGGACTGGGATGTTTCCCCCCGTCCCGTCGGAACACCCACCACCCCAGACGGACTGGTTCCAGTTGTCTAGTGATCACACCGGCGCCAAGAATCAACGCCGTCGCGGCAAGTCGAGCGGGGATCCAGTTGACCAGATCATCGAGCCGAGCTGATGCCCATCCAAAATCAGCATAACGGGGATCGCGATGACCAATCATAGAATCGAGCGTGTTGATCGCCTTATACGCCAATGCTAAGGGAGCACCACCTATTGCCAAGTACAGGAGCGGCGCAACCACACCATCTGCCGCACTTTCTGCGACGGTCTCGACAGTCGCACGAGCGACCTCCGATGGGGACAGCCCAGCCGTATCCCTCCCGACAATCATCCCCACGGCTCGTCGCGCAGCTGAGAGATTTCCGGCCTGGAGTGGACCATCCACTGCATGGGCATGGTCCCACAGGTCACGCGCAGCCAAAGTCATCGACGCCAGGATGATGGAGAGAGCAGACCCCAGCCATCCTGCAAACTGTTCGGCCTCAGCGATGAGGACCGATGCGAGCATGAATGTGACAAGGGGTAATCCTACAGCAAGACACACTCCTGCGAGGCGAAAGCTAGTCCCACTCCGACATATCTTCCGAATTTCATGCTCGAACCATGTAATACATCGCCCCATCACGCGAACAGGATGCGGCAACCAATGAGGATCGCCAACTACGGCATCCACCACCGCGGCCACAAGAAGTTCTCCACCGGTCATGGCAACCGAAGCAAGAGGGGAATGGACAGAAGAAAGAGAATCTCGATCACTTCATTTGTGGCCCCGAGGGTATCCCCGGTGACCCCGCCGAACCAGCTGCGGCACCCCCACCAACCCATCAGCACGACAAATGCCCCGCCCATCATGACGACGAGCGAGCTGACGATGCCAAAACCCACTCCCAGTCCAATGGCCACAATAAGTGTCGCCACGACAACGTGCCGCCAAGACAGATGGGTCAGAAACGGTGCGGCCAACCCGCCTTCTTTCCTGGCATAGGGAGAAAGCCACGCTGAGGTCACCATGGCCCAACGGCCAACCGCCGGCATGCAGCAGAGTGCCGGTACCCGCAACTCCTGGGGCAATGCCATCAAGCCGGCATACCGGAGCATCAACGAGAGGGAAAGCCCGGTTGCCCCGAGTGCGCCGATGCGAGGATCGCGCATGATCGACAGTCGTTCGCTCAGTGTGCCGCCTCCGGCCAGTCCATCCAAGGTATCAGCCAATCCATCCTGATGAAGTCCGCGTGTCAGCAGTACCAAGAGCACGATCAACAGTGCGTTCACGACGAGATTGTCAAAGACCTCCTGCAATACCAAATCAGCAACAACCAAACCACCGCCGATCAGCAAGCCAACGACGGGATACCACGCCATCGACGCCGCCAGCTCAGGCGCCGTCGGTTCATGATGAGCTCGGCTCAGAGGAATAGTCGTGAGAAAATGCCAGGCAAAGATGAATGGACGGGCGACAGCTCCCATAGGCGTCACAGCTTGTTTGCAACACCGGCTTCTTCGAAGGTCGCCATCTCCGTATAGACTTTGACCGCCGCACAAACGAGATCCATTCCTAAACAGGCCCCGGTCCCCTCGCCGAGTCGAAAATCGAGGTCAAACAGCGGGGTCAACCTCAGATGGCTCAGAATTGCACGATGCCCCTGTTCAACCGACCGGTGCGCGGCAATGAGATACTCGCGACACAACGACTGAATTCCCACGGCGATCAACGCCGCGGCACCAGCGATGAATCCATCCAGCACCACAGGCACCCGGGAGGCTGCTGCCCCGAGCATCAACCCAGCCAGCCCGGCAATCTCCAATCCGCCGATCTTTGCCAGTACACCGATCGGATCGGACGACTTCGGACGATGGAGATCAAGAGCCCGTTGAATCACGCGTACCTTGTGCGCACGATCGGACTCCTGAATACCTGTCCCATGTCCGGTGACCTCTTCTACTGGCCGACCCGTCATCACGGCAGTAATGGCCGCGCTGGAAGTCGTATTCCCGATGCCCATTTCCCCGGTTCCGATGAGGCCGATGCCTTCCTGTACGGCCTCTTTCGCTAACTCGATCCCCACCATAACAGCATGCTCCGCCTGTTCTCTCGTCATGGCCGGCTCACGCGAAAGATTATGCGTCCCATTCATGATTTTGCGATGAATCAACCCAGGGGCGGCCGTAAACTCGTAATCAACTCCGATATCGACCACACGAACAACAACCCCCGCATGCCGAGCGAGGACGTTGATACCGGCTCCACCCCGAAGGAAATTCAGGACCATTTGCGGTGTGACCTCACGGGGATACGCACTCACACCTTCTGCAGTGACACCATGATCCGCAGCGAAGGTGAAAACCATTCCACGGGGGATACTTGGCTTCAATTCACCGGTCATGGTGACGTAGGCGGTCGCCAACTCCTCGAGCTTGCCGAGGCTACCGAGCGGCTTGGTCAGGCGACCTAAATGAGTCTGAGCTTTGGTTTGTAGCGCTAGATCCAGCGATTGAATCTGACGACAGACATCCTGAATCGACATAACACTCCTTTCCTCACTTCAGGCGAAGCGGAAGTCCACTGACCACCAGATAGGCTTCATCCGCCCCGGCGGCAAGGCATTGATTCACTCGTCCGGAAAGATCACGAAAGGCTCGCACCGATGGTTCAGCGGGAACAAGGCCACAACCTAACTCATTGCTGACGATGATGACACTGGCGCCAGTCAGCCGCATCGCCTCAAGAAGGGGTTCAATCCGAGCAAGAATGATTGACTCCACGAGACCACTTCCGAGCAGATTACTTAACCAGAGCGTCACACAGTCGAACACAATAGTCCGATACTCTGGCCCCTGCTCGGCAAACCATGCCTCCACATCGAGAGGCTCTTCAACAGTCTGCCATTCGGCGGAACGAGTCGCCTGGTGCCGAGCAATTCGTCCTGCCATTTCCTCATCAAGCCCCTGCCCAGTCGCCACAAATGCACGTGGCCCACGAGAACCGCCTACCTGAAGGGCAAATTCGCTTTTCCCAGACGAGGCTCCGCCTAACACAAGAATAATACGGCCCTTGGGTCGACCTACAGACCGACCTTTACGTGGACTTCTTGGCGACATTGCGTTCCCATAAAAACTCAGGCTCGCCCTGTGTTTTGGCGACCCAACGAGCCAGGACAAAGAGGGTATCGCTCAGGCGATTGATAAACTTGATGATCTGCGGATCAACCGGCTCGGTCTTAGAGAGCGCCACACACAATCGTTCAGCTCGACGACAAATCGTCCTCGCCTGATGCAAAAAACTGGAAACTTTCCCGCCACCAGGGAGAATAAACTCTTTCAGTGGTTCCAAAGTCTTCTGGCATCGATCAATCGTTTTTTCGAGGCGTGTGACATCGCTCGCCATCACCTGCGGCATGTTCTTGAACGTCTGCCCCGGTGCCGTCGCAAGAATGCTCCCGACATCAAAAAGCTTGTTCTGCACCCATCTCAGCTCATCCTCCAACTGGCCGGCCTGTTTGTTGTGCCCCCTCGTTTCGCTATTGAGCACCCGGACGACTCCGATTGAAGAATTCAATTCATCGACGGTGCCGTAGGCTTCGACTCGAAGACTGTCTTTCCACACCTGTTGGCCGCCGGCGAGCCTGGTCTTTCCCGCGTCTCCCGTTCTGGTATAAACTTTCGTGATTCTCATACCCGTCCCGCTCCTCCTCATCGGCGTAATTGCCCCACCCATCGTAATGAATCAGCCGGCTCACTGGAATCCGGTCCCGCCACCCCGCCGTCTCCAAATCAGGAGCTTGTTCAAATCTCGAGACATACCCCAAGCACAAATAGGCCAGAATCGTCACCGATTTAGGAACACCAACCACTCGCTTCAACGCATTATGATCAAGAATACTGACCCAACCAACACCGATCCCTTCAGCTCTGGCCGCAAGCCAAAGATTTTGAACGGCACAACAGGTACTGTAGAGATCCGTCGCACGCACCGTAGAACGACCAAGTACATCTGCCCCTCCACGCCTCCGACTACAGGTCACACACAGGTTGATCGGAGCCTCTTCGATCCCCTCCAGTTTCAATCGTCGGTAGAGATCGCCCTTCACACCTGTATAACGGCGTGCGGCTTCCGTATTGGCTTCAACGAATAACCGCTTCACTGCGCGTTTCGTCGCCGCATTTCGTATCACCACAAAATCCCACGGCTGCATAAAGCCGACCGATCCGGCATGATGCGCCGCAGTCAACAGCCGCATCATGACTGGGTCAGAGATTGGCCTCGGCAGAAAGTTTCGACGCACATCACGACGTTCAAAAATCGCCCGATAGACGGCATCCCGCTCTGAGCGGGAGAATTTGAGAGCATTGGCGGCTCGGCGCGTCATCGATCACACTGTTGATAATGTGGTTTGATCAGACACCTGGCTTCTTCGAATCCCATCGATCCTATTTCGTTTCTTCGAGCTAACCAGAATGGACCACGCGTAGGCGGATCGCACTCGAACGTTGCTCGATAGGAACCAGCGGCTAATTGGACGTTCTACCACTCGAGAACGACATGATCGGCATGCGCACGACGACGTGGATCATGCCGGCAATCCAGATATAGAACGCTATCGACGAGAGCGATCGTGGGAAGTATTCCATGAATCGCCGTGCAAACTCGGCCACACCAGTCGGCTCAAAGCGTCCGGAGAGAAAATAAAAACTGCCGCTCGAAATCATCTCGCAGACCGCCGTGCCGACGACCACACTCATCGTTAATGGAACGAGCGTCGCAACGGTGTCGCGGTGACGTTCGGCATACCAATGGCCAGCGAACCACAGTGTGCCGTAGGCAGGGAGTAAAAAGCCATAGGCGGGGCTGACACAGAAATTGCTCACGCCGCCCCATGTCACGGCGGCAAAGTCGATCGCCGCGGCTTCCGCCAGTAATGCGGGAAAGACCCAGCGGGAACGCAAATACACGCCGGCAAGAAAGAAAATCGCCCACGAGGCGCTCGGCAGATGCTCCAGAGGTGCGAAATGATATCCCCTTGTCACGCCCATGAGCACGACCAAGACGACCCCGATGACCAGTTGTGTTCGAACTGAGCATGCACGCATGGTTGCGACCTCCTTCTTGTCGATACCGAATTATTGATATTGATCCTGCAGATGATCGAGGCGATCCCATTACATGCACTCGGTCAGCGCTTCCGCTGATCCGTCGATGATTCCTGAGGCCCTCGCTCACCCATACTGACTCTCTGTAAGCAGGCCGGACACAGACAATCCTTGAACCGCGCAGCGATCCAATCCATCTGCTGGTCCGTAATGCCGATCGCTCCGCACCAACATTGATAGCCAACACATTCGAACGATTGTCCGCAACGCTCACACGTCTTCGTGACTGGCCCTCTCAAAATTCAACCCCGGCCTGGGCCTTGATGCCTTTGCGAAAGGGGTGCTTGACCTGTTTCATCTCCGTCACCAGGTCGGCCTCTTCCAAGAGATCGGCTGGTCCTCCCCGACCTGTGATCACCACATGCTGCATCGGCGGCCGGCGGCGAAGGACCGGCAGAACGTCTTCGAGTCGGACGTAGCCGTACTGCAACGCGATATTGAACTCGTCAAGAATGACCATCGCATAGGAAGAATCGCGCAAACACTCACAGGATTTCGCCCAGGCTTGTTGCGCAAACCGAATATCCCGTTCCCGATCCTGTGTTTCCCAGGTGTAGCCTTCGCCCATCCGTAGAAATGTGACCCGATCCCTAAAAGACGTAAGCATCCGTTCTTCCGCCGTATCGATCGCGCCTTTGATGAATTGCACAACGGCTACCTTCATGCCGTGGCCGACGCATCGCAGCGCCATGCCCAAGGCGGCAGTCGTCTTCCCCTTACCAGCTCCTGTGTGGACGATCAGCAATCCCTTCTCATCCTGCGCGGCATCGATTCGCCGATCCACCGACGCCTTCAGCCGCGCCATCTTTGCTTTGTGATCATCTTGCTCCATCATGAAACCTTTGATACGCCCGGAACATTCGCGCCAGAATCAGTTCGGCCAACAGAAGCAATCAATGACGCTGCGATACTTGGCTGACTGGCAAAATGTAGATGTGTATAGAGTCCCAACGTATTATTGAGCAGCATGCCGTCAAACCCCTTTGACTCACCTTGTGCATCAGCCAAGGTACAGGCATACGCCAGCGGCCCTTTCGGAATCACCTCAGAGTAGTGGAATTCATGCCCCCGCGCAGCCAACCCGGCTGCCCCGAGCATGCACGGTCGAGTCAGCTCGATTGCCCGATATCCCAGAGTCATCCGCTTGCTCTGCATCGTTGCTTCGGCTGGAAAGAGTCCTACCATCTCAGACAGCACTCCCTCAAAACTTCTGATGCCCTGCGTGAGGTACATCATACCGCCGCATTCCGCATAAATGGTCCCACCCCGCTCAGCGAATCGGCGGATCGCCTGTTTCATCGGCCTATTGGCCGCTAACGCCGCACCATGCAACTCAGGATAGCCTCCACCGAAATACAACAGTCCAAGATCATCTGGAAGCATCTCGTCATGGATCGGAGAAAATGAGACCAATTCGCCCCCTTTGGCTTCAAGCAGTTCGAGATTGTCAGGATAGTAGAAGCAAAAGGCTGCATCCCGCGCCACACCGATCCGCACCGTCTTCGGAGCTGGGTGAGTAATAGGATCTCGTGTGAAAGGGAACGGCGCGCACGACTTCGCGAGCACTTCAAGACCCTCCAGATCAACGGTGTCCTGCACCAACCTGGCTAATCGTTGGTACGGAGCAGGAGCTTGTTCGTGACCAGGCATCACAAGACCCAAATGACGCTCGACAATCGTCACCGTGGGATCAGGACGCAGATAACCGAGCGGAATGACATCCGTCTCCTGCTCGACCGCTGCCTTGAGTAACTGGTAGTGCCCGTCGCTACTCACACGATTGAACAGCACACCGGCCACACGCAAGGCCGGATCAAAGCGTGCGTAACCTGCCACCATGGCTGCGGCAGAACGAGCCATCGCGCTGCCGTCGACAATCAGCAGAACCGGTGCCTCCAACTGCTTGGCTAATTCCGCCGTGCTGCCAATCTCGTTGACGGGCGAACTGCCATCGAACAATCCCATGACTCCTTCGATAACGGAGACATCAACATCAGTCGCAGCAGAAACAAAGATCTCACGGTTACAGTCTGCCCCAAGCATCCATCCATCGAGGTTGCGAGAAGATCGGCCGGTAGCCGCTTGATGGTGGCTTGGATCGATAAAGTCCGGTCCAACCTTAAACGGCTGCACGAGGCGGCCCCGCTCTCGTAGGGCCGCCAAAATCGCCAACGTCGCAGTGGTCTTCCCGACACCGCTGTGGGTGCCGGCAATGACCAATCGTGGATAGGGCTTCATACGACTTTAGATGGGAAGATCATAATTGATCCGCACGCCACCAAAAATCGAACGAATCGGTGTGCCGAAGAACAGCACTTCTTCATACTTCTCGTTGAACATGTTATCGAACCGCAAATAGGCCTGGACCTGCTTCGTGACGTCATAACTGGCAGACAGATTCCAGACCAAAAATGACGGAATCGCATTCGTATTTCCGGTATTGTTGAACCGCTGGCCAAAGTACCGCCCTTCCACATTTGCCCGCAAACCTTCGATCGGTTCATAACTCAGGATGGCGGACCATTGATTGAGCGGCCATTTGGGGACGCGGGTGGTTTGGCCATTCTGAAAGTTTTCCGTGTCCGTGTACGTATAGTGAACCAGAAGATCTAAGCTCTTGGCCCAAGGCTCGTCACGATACAACCTCAATTTGACACTCGCCTCAAACCCTCTTGCCGTCGCCAACCCAACGTTGACCGCACAGAAATTCGTACCGAACGATCCGACTCCGCAGGCCACAGGATCTTGAGCCGCAAGAATGAGGTTGCGATACCGTGTCCAGAAATATCCCACACTGACGGTTCCTCGATTATTAGGCAATGTTTGCTCGATAGCGGCATCAAGCGACTGACTTTTCTCCGGTTGGAGATTCGGATTGCCGAAATTCGGAAAAAACAATTGATTGATCGTCGGCGCGCGAAATCCGGTGGCATAACTGCCGCGGATTTTGGTTCCTGTTTCCTTGAGTAAATACCCGCCCGTCACGCGATAGGTTGTGGCGCCGCCGAACACGTTGTACTCGTCCTGCCGAATTCCCGCCGTGCCAAATACGCGATCCCAGAGGTTCAACTGCGCCTCCCCAAATCCTGCATGGCTGCTGACACCTTTATCCTCAAACGTCGACGTGTTTGTGAGCAGGTTGCGATTATCGCCTTTTTGCTCACGAAACTGATAGCCAGCCGTCAGTAATAAGGGCTTGCCGACTTGAACATTGTGCTGCCACTCAATCCGGTTGCTCGTGGTCTCAATTTGAGACTTAAACGGGAAGCCGATCGCCCCCGTTGCTCCGGTCACGACGTTTCGGGCGACCGTTCCACCATCACTCATCAGGTTGTCGGTCGCCCGTGACAAGGTCAGGCGTTGCGACCACCATGAAGTGATCGGTTGCGAATAGTTTCCTGAAAAGACGTATTGGGTGGCTCTTGATTTTGCCCCCAAAGCATCCGCCGGATCGGACGCAAAGGTGACTGAATTAAACGCAAACCCATCGAAGTTCACAATCGACTTCATCCACCGAAAGCTGAATTCCAGCCTTCCATCTCTGGGAAGATCGGCGCCGAGCCGAAGCGATCCTTGCCAGTTGTGATACCCATCGCGCTCA
This portion of the Candidatus Nitrospira nitrosa genome encodes:
- the bluB gene encoding 5,6-dimethylbenzimidazole synthase, with amino-acid sequence MTRRAANALKFSRSERDAVYRAIFERRDVRRNFLPRPISDPVMMRLLTAAHHAGSVGFMQPWDFVVIRNAATKRAVKRLFVEANTEAARRYTGVKGDLYRRLKLEGIEEAPINLCVTCSRRRGGADVLGRSTVRATDLYSTCCAVQNLWLAARAEGIGVGWVSILDHNALKRVVGVPKSVTILAYLCLGYVSRFEQAPDLETAGWRDRIPVSRLIHYDGWGNYADEEERDGYENHESLYQNGRRGKDQARRRPTGVERQSSSRSLRHRR
- a CDS encoding cobyrinate a,c-diamide synthase, with translation MKPYPRLVIAGTHSGVGKTTATLAILAALRERGRLVQPFKVGPDFIDPSHHQAATGRSSRNLDGWMLGADCNREIFVSAATDVDVSVIEGVMGLFDGSSPVNEIGSTAELAKQLEAPVLLIVDGSAMARSAAAMVAGYARFDPALRVAGVLFNRVSSDGHYQLLKAAVEQETDVIPLGYLRPDPTVTIVERHLGLVMPGHEQAPAPYQRLARLVQDTVDLEGLEVLAKSCAPFPFTRDPITHPAPKTVRIGVARDAAFCFYYPDNLELLEAKGGELVSFSPIHDEMLPDDLGLLYFGGGYPELHGAALAANRPMKQAIRRFAERGGTIYAECGGMMYLTQGIRSFEGVLSEMVGLFPAEATMQSKRMTLGYRAIELTRPCMLGAAGLAARGHEFHYSEVIPKGPLAYACTLADAQGESKGFDGMLLNNTLGLYTHLHFASQPSIAASLIASVGRTDSGANVPGVSKVS
- a CDS encoding cysteine-rich CWC family protein → MRGPVTKTCERCGQSFECVGYQCWCGAIGITDQQMDWIAARFKDCLCPACLQRVSMGERGPQESSTDQRKR
- a CDS encoding TonB-dependent receptor plug domain-containing protein, which translates into the protein MADQQETVEAPDVVISATKTPLSTKQVTSAVEVITGEEMQQRKVKTVSEALRWAQGLSVNQSGGPGTTADVRMRGGTPEQTLVLIDGAIVNSATTGAYDFANLTSDNIERIEVLRGSQSMLWGADAMGGVINIVTKRGHDKPNISGFAEYGSFNTIREGASLGGKKGPIDFSGSISRWDTAGFSAINYRRGAAERDGYHNWQGSLRLGADLPRDGRLEFSFRWMKSIVNFDGFAFNSVTFASDPADALGAKSRATQYVFSGNYSQPITSWWSQRLTLSRATDNLMSDGGTVARNVVTGATGAIGFPFKSQIETTSNRIEWQHNVQVGKPLLLTAGYQFREQKGDNRNLLTNTSTFEDKGVSSHAGFGEAQLNLWDRVFGTAGIRQDEYNVFGGATTYRVTGGYLLKETGTKIRGSYATGFRAPTINQLFFPNFGNPNLQPEKSQSLDAAIEQTLPNNRGTVSVGYFWTRYRNLILAAQDPVACGVGSFGTNFCAVNVGLATARGFEASVKLRLYRDEPWAKSLDLLVHYTYTDTENFQNGQTTRVPKWPLNQWSAILSYEPIEGLRANVEGRYFGQRFNNTGNTNAIPSFLVWNLSASYDVTKQVQAYLRFDNMFNEKYEEVLFFGTPIRSIFGGVRINYDLPI
- the cobO gene encoding cob(I)yrinic acid a,c-diamide adenosyltransferase — translated: MEQDDHKAKMARLKASVDRRIDAAQDEKGLLIVHTGAGKGKTTAALGMALRCVGHGMKVAVVQFIKGAIDTAEERMLTSFRDRVTFLRMGEGYTWETQDRERDIRFAQQAWAKSCECLRDSSYAMVILDEFNIALQYGYVRLEDVLPVLRRRPPMQHVVITGRGGPADLLEEADLVTEMKQVKHPFRKGIKAQAGVEF